One window from the genome of Hydra vulgaris chromosome 02, alternate assembly HydraT2T_AEP encodes:
- the LOC136076170 gene encoding uncharacterized protein LOC136076170, with translation MIKELTIQNSDDADSIYDLEIAVKDVFNYIKHLMRNSQQKKAKIEAFKQLNDETAFWLKDFCQKILPVRYREGQREYFGKKGMSLHVDIFFIKIAGKLFKRVYFTSMYRCDQGIGDVVSLATAVLDQFRIDQPHIKKMFTKSDNAGCYQGNLSAEAIYNVCKERDIKLLRYDYNEPCCGKDQCDRESAVVKTILRSYVDSGNNLLTAEDIHKAMHYSFGAKDAKVAVAQISNDKTVVTGPKIKNISNYHSFEFGEKSMKMWRYFNIGEGIEQEYGNLKIQPSIKLLLPYSKTDNSIKRNKSLKEKQKRSDRQLYSLRFCTEMNCTLSFESNAELEEHMLSGLHTVPKSLTSLDKVRNSFVHKMKITSQLNMPISSSSNSASVKDKPHCMNIFLLQGWALPVRSSFRFSNQQKELLYKYFIRGEESGNKMSPELLHMQLRRELPPDQYVTSQQIRSLFSRFSNLKRKGKLVEPTTENNENSQVNDNKEVYGENDDFNLAGDNEDDNKYEEDIANLAKEICLVWKVNDWVAVAYEKQWNIGYIVEVILFKVSITGIRVNCMINGQEKNTFRWPVTTEEINNQTDKIICLVNAPFLISGCGDYSLSEEDYNTVISLFLEKLTAAE, from the exons ATGATCAAAGAACTAACAATTCAAAATTCTGACGATGCTGATTCTatttatgatttggaaattgctgTAAAGGATGTATTCAACTACATAAAACACCTGATGAGAAATTCTCAACAGAAAAAGGCAAAAATCGAAGCTTTTAAGCAATTAAACGATGAAACTGCTTTCTGGcttaaagatttttgtcaaaaaattcttCCGGTTCGATACAGAGAGGGCCAAAGAGAGTATTTTGGCAAGAAAGGAATGAGTTTACATGTGGATATATTCTTCATAAAAATAGCAGGAAAGTTATTCAAACGTGTTTACTTTACTTCAATGTATAGGTGTGATCAGGGAATAGGTGATGTTGTTTCGTTAGCCACTGCAGTTTTAGACCAATTCAGAATTGATCAACCGCATATCAagaaaatgtttaccaaatctgATAATGCCGGCTGCTATCAGGGAAATCTTTCAGCTGAAGCAATCTACAATGTATGCAAAGAGAGAGATATAAAGTTGCTGAGATATGATTATAATGAACCCTGTTGTGGAAAAGATCAATGTGACAGGGAGAGTGCAGTTGTAAAGACAATTTTAAGGAGTTACGTTGACTCTGGTAATAATCTTTTGACTGCTGAAGATATACACAAGGCTATGCATTATAGTTTTGGCGCTAAAGATGCAAAAGTAGCAGTTGCTCAAATTAGCAATGATAAAACTGTAGTTACTGGACCAAAGATTAAGAACATTAGCAACTATCACTCATTTGAGTTTGGTGAGAAAAGTATGAAGATGTGGCGTTATTTCAATATCGGTGAGGGAATTGAACAAGAGTATGGAAATCTTAAAATTCAACCCTCGATTAAGTTGTTGTTGCCATATAGTAAAACAGATAATTCAATTAAGCGTAACAAGTCACTTAaggaaaaacagaaaagaagtGACAGGCAATTATATTCATTAAGATTTTGCACTGAAATGAATTGTACTTTATCATTTGAAAGCAATGCTGAGTTAGAAGAACACATGCTATCCGGTCTTCATACAGTTCCGAAATCATTAACATCATTGGATAAAGTTCGCAACTCGTTTGTTCATAAGATGAAAATTACTTCACAACTAAATATGCCAATTTCTTCATCCTCTAACAGTGCTTCCGTAAAAGACAAACCACATTGCATGAACATTTTTCTATTGCAAGGTTGGGCATTACCAGTTCGaagttcttttagattttcaaatcaGCAGAAAGAACTgttgtataaatactttattcgtGGAGAAGAATCAGGTAATAAAATGAGCCCTGAGCTGCTTCACATGCAGCTGAGGAGAGAACTTCCGCCTGATCAATATGTAACTAGCCAACAGAtaagatctttattttcaaG ATTTAGTAACCTGAAAAGAAAAGGTAAGCTGGTAGAACCGACaacagaaaataatgaaaatagtcaggttaacgataacaaagaagtttatggcgaaaatgatgactttaatCTGGCAGGAgacaatgaagatgataataaatatgagGAAGACATCGCCAATCTTGCAAAAGAAATTTGTCTTGTATGGAAAGTGAATGATTGGGTTGCTGTTGCATAtgaaaaacaatggaatattggatatattgtggaggtaatattattcaaa GTATCTATAACTGGGATCAGAGTTAATTGTATGATTAACGGGCAAGAGAAGAATACTTTTCGCTGGCCAGTTACTACCGAGGAGATAAATAAccaaactgataaaattatctGTTTAGTAAATGCTCCTTTTCTAATCAGTGGTTGTGGCGATTATTCATTATCCGAAGAAGACTATAATACAGTCATATCATTATTCTTAGAGAAACTTACTGCAGCAGAGTAG
- the LOC136076171 gene encoding E3 SUMO-protein ligase ZBED1-like, whose product MKLAVKLSKRLDQYLCNNHILQCAVRDSFGMTAGMDDALQTCKDLASLTHQSTVAAECLNQNQTLKESILDSYANLLTQDGMTISASQWKSIEGAVEILEPLKEATETWSAESIPIINTVANSLYLIHDKIDHFIETDGRMATGLHLKLFKKFQTTKEWLASQVKDNVECQPVARVLSADLSPNSKLKRKLNVRLETQEPTSELNPILSEMCQYEYLPDAKKDFPILDWWKLHSNALPELSSLARQILAIPASSTNTERVFSSGGNVVHPDTTYT is encoded by the exons ATGAAACTTGCAGTCAAATTGTCAAAGCGCCTTGACCAATACTTGTGCAACAACCATATTTTGCAATGTGCAGTTCGAGACTCATTTGGAATGACTGCTGGAATGGATGATGCGTTGCAAACATGCAAAGATTTGGCTTCTTTAACTCACCAGTCAACAGTTGCAGCTGAGTGCTTGAATCAAAATCAGACGCTCAAGGAATCAATTTTAGACAGTTACGCCAATCTGTTGACACAAGATGGAATG aCCATCAGTGCATCACAGTGGAAATCAATTGAGGGAGCAGTAGAAATTTTGGAACCACTTAAAGAAGCTACAGAAACGTGGTCGGCTGAGTCTATTCCAATAATTAACACTGTCGCCAATTCTCTTTATTTAATCCATGACAAAATTGATCATTTTATTGAGACGGATGGACGAATGGCTACG GGACTTCACTTGAAGctcttcaaaaaatttcaaacaacaaaAGAATGGTTAGCTTCACAGGTTAAGGATAATGTTGAGTGCCAACCTGTTGCCAGAGTCCTTTCAGCAGATTTGTCCCCTAATTCAAAACTGAAGCGCAAGTTAAACGTCAGACTTGAAACACAAGAGCCAACATCTGAACTGAATCCTATTTTGAGCGAAATGTGCCAGTATGAATATCTCCCTGATGCCAAAAAAGACTTTCCGATTCTTGATTGGTGGAAATTGCATTCAAATGCATTGCCAGAACTCTCTTCATTAGCTAGACAAATTTTAGCTATTCCAGCAAGTTCAACTAATACAGAGAGAGTTTTTAGCTCAGGTGGAAATGTCGTCCATCCAGACACAACTTACACCTAG